From the Plasmodium malariae genome assembly, chromosome: 2 genome, one window contains:
- the PSOP24 gene encoding secreted ookinete protein, putative — protein MKIFGVLFLCFIVTTRGEKNISSPSDTQKTNTQEVKEKESNLTKFVVADEKHHDQTLEKNTSNRTTAETKIGYLGEANDVSNVEEEATKIIRMTDGREEVKDTNLGDELFQSNRSSIMVKFENNIHYINDDPTKDYTNGRPCISTAEKMEEMKKECANLNVDEVEACEQVEAELAAEEKDNYSNYYNTVKVDRGSNSDIRGGKDEAQKDNDPYVDSNIRKKIIERSLEEDSMDNNTNNGHSVSLGDGSGSIGNTDNGSGSSGNIDNGSGGELGGGKRANRFIYDSPLGSESGSGHWEPEGEKEEKEVTDYNKVFMNFEKKFSKMEEEGVEGGEGARSEGGAGVEEDGATRASDRFSENGGKRDNMNWSGENTIASQKNGPGEMGSDSRTMEKKKNNKKKKDNDIQNSWNNKEKEREKKDSKITSMEYNNEYEKLIVNKPESIKYFFELLTEIIIIIKLGFMYRFMNFIIPLKDVIISKTLDQVELACVTMLSVHRIGSQTYRDVYGIVLILFLLYLLKYIIKKCIFNRNKQNGNMVRNKQGDDIYVENLLKRILYNVEKKKGLSAYENVLHDILDNTDNLLANSNIINKENKNIYTDMLSNINNIGIFTYVSTQALKKLNQKSDIIINELIGGEAGAGLMEDDSKLDRLRNLMLNEYDEYDLNKFKDNLMNNNDLMNNNGLINNNGLINNNGLINNSDLMNNSDLMNNSDLMNNNDLVNNSDLMNNNDLMNNNERINNSEFMNNSDLMNNSEFMNNSDLMNNSEFMNNNEFMNNSEFINNNEYSENGLNSKLRYSVLQQHNEYNENAISLNFMAKSGNFEYINNNENPSMKGTVQFSYNDIGRNNKSDLYFEHPANRLTNKVGGTSNVSGNVRGNVSGNVSGNVSGGNNINSDNISSDNKVSNIAPPNEHKDEGGNGIYFDKDLKEKNEMNLISNKRNSSVMIKHMNTNSSVNIPNDPNNMVNDLNSSPLYNINSNSNSNSNSNSNNNSNSNNNSNSNNNSNSNNNSNSNNNSNSNNNSNSNNNNNNNNNNNNNSNNSSNNNSNNNCNNNCNNNSNNSSNNNSNNNSNNSSNNNSNNNSNNNNNNYKYNYNNYGIMTRPKETHSYPKKLIQTSNTPVTTNRKSNTLENNLDKKNFYANENVVSPNFAVDDAMKNVASTQNNDELRMSTNLMNNFENKNEQVRPNDELTNNLTSSNSPFFTDSKNGTATLESENFIQKTDDPQNYAPPAFSYMPPAHQVLENSYNRNQKYLTQRKERQKIVATKSPFN, from the exons atgaaaatttttggAGTACTATTCTTATGTTTTATTGTTACAACACgaggggaaaaaaatataagcagTCCAAGTGATACACAGAAAACGAACACACAGGAAGTAAAGGAGAAAGAGAGTAACTTAACAAAATTCGTGGTAGCAGATGAAAAACATCATGATCAAACCttggaaaaaaatacaagCAACAGAACAACAGCGGAAACGAAAATAGGATATCTGGGAGAAGCAAATGACGTTAGCAATGTAGAGGAAGAAGCTACTAAAATCATCCGAATGACTGACGGGAGAGAGGAAGTCAAAGATACAAATTTAGGGGACGAGCTATTTCAGTCCAACCGTTCAAGTATTATGGTGAagtttgaaaataatatacattatataaatgacgATCCTACTAAGGATTACACGAATGGAAGACCATGTATTTCTACAGcggaaaaaatggaagaaatgaaaaaagaatgcGCAAATTTAAATGTCGATGAAGTGGAAGCGTGTGAACAAGTGGAAGCAGAGTTGGCTGCAGAAGAGAAAGACAATTATAGTAACTATTATAATACTGTAAAAGTTGATCGTGGTAGCAATAGCGACATTCGTGGAGGGAAAGATGAAGCACAGAAGGATAATGATCCTTATGTGGATTCAAATAtaagaaagaaaattatagaaaGGTCATTAGAAGAAGACAGCATGGACAATAACACAAACAATGGCCATAGTGTATCACTTGGCGATGGGAGTGGAAGTATCGGCAACACTGATAATGGGAGTGGAAGTAGCGGTAACATTGATAATGGGAGTGGAGGTGAACTAGGGGGAGGTAAAAGGGCCAACCGTTTCATATATGACAGCCCATTGGGGAGTGAAAGCGGAAGTGGACATTGGGAGCCGGAGGGggagaaagaagaaaaagaagttaCTGACTACAATAAAGTTTTTATGAAtttcgaaaaaaaatttagcaAGATGGAGGAAGAGGGGGTAGAAGGGGGGGAAGGAGCAAGGTCTGAAGGGGGAGCGGGGGTAGAGGAGGACGGTGCGACACGTGCGAGTGACCGTTTTAGTGAGAACGGGGGAAAGCGAGATAATATGAATTGGTCAGGCGAAAATACTATAGCGAGTCAGAAAAATGGTCCAGGTGAAATGGGAAGCGACAGCAGAACCAtggagaagaaaaagaataataaaaaaaaaaaagataacgACATTCAGAATAGCtggaataataaagaaaaggaaagagAAAAGAAGGATAGTAAAATAACAAGTATGGAATATAACAATGAGTATGAAAAATTGATAGTAAATAAACCAGAATCGATAAAATACTTTTTCGAGTTATTAACAgagataattataataataaaacttgGTTTTATGTACCGTTTTATGAACTTTATTATACCATTAAAGGATGTAATTATATCAAAAACATTAGATCAAGTAGAGTTGGCATGTGTAACTATGTTATCAGTACATCGTATTGGGAGTCAAACATATAGAGATGTATACGGTATTGTATTAATACTATTcctattatatttattaaaatatattataaaaaaatgcatttttaatagaaataaacaaaatggaaatatgGTAAGAAATAAACAAGGTgatgatatatatgttgaaaatttactaaaaagaattttatataatgtggaaaagaagaaaggaTTATCAGCATACGAAAATGTTTTACATGATATTCTGGATAATACTGATAATCTATTAGCgaatagtaatattattaataaagaaaataaaaatatatatacagatatgctatcaaatattaataatattggcATTTTTACGTATGTGTCTACTCAAGCTTTAAAGAAACTTAACCAGAAGTcagatattattattaacgaATTAATTGGAGGGGAGGCAGGAGCAGGGTTGATGGAAGATGACAGTAAACTTGATAGACTTAGGAATTTAATGCTTAATGAATATGATGAGTAcgatttaaataaatttaaggaCAATCTGATGAACAATAACGATCTGATGAACAACAACGGGCTGATAAACAACAACGGGCTGATAAACAACAACGGGCTGATAAACAATAGCGATCTGATGAACAATAGCGATCTGATGAACAATAGCGATCTGATGAACAATAACGATCTGGTGAACAATAGCGATCTGATGAACAATAACGATCTGATGAACAACAACGAACGGATAAATAATAGCGAATTTATGAACAATAGTGATCTGATGAACAATAGCGAATTTATGAACAATAGCGATCTGATGAACAATAGCGAATTTATGAACAACAACGAATTTATGAACAATAGCGAATTTATAAACAATAACGAGTATAGTGAGAATGGTCTAAATAGCAAGTTAAGGTACAGTGTGTTACAACAGCACaatgaatataatgaaaatgctATTTCTCTAAATTTTATGGCAAAGTCAGGcaattttgaatatatcaACAATAATGAAAATCCTAGTATGAAGGGTACAGTACAATTCTCATACAATGACATTGGAAGAAACAACAAGAGCGACCTTTACTTCGAACATCCCGCAAACAGGTTGACAAACAAGGTCGGCGGAACCAGCAATGTTAGCGGTAACGTTAGAGGTAACGTTAGCGGTAACGTTAGCGGTAACGTTAGCGGaggtaataatattaacagtgATAATATAAGCAGCGATAATAAGGTTTCGAATATCGCTCCGCCAAATGAACACAAGGATGAGGGGGGAAATGGAATTTACTTTGACAAAGacttaaaagaaaaaaatgaaatgaatcTAATAAGCAATAAAAGGAATTCCTCTGTAATGATTAAACATATGAACACTAATAGTAGCGTAAACATCCCTAACGACCCAAACAACATGGTAAATGATTTAAACAGTTCACCATTATACAATATcaacagtaatagtaatagtaacagtaatagtaatagtaataataatagtaatagtaataataatagtaatagtaataataatagtaatagtaataataatagtaatagtaataataatagtaatagtaataataatagtaatagtaataataataataataataataataataataataataatagtaacaatagtagtaacaataatagtaacaataattgTAACAATAAttgtaacaataatagtaacaatagtagtaacaataatagtaataataatagtaacaatagtagtaacaataatagtaataataatagtaataataataataataattataaatataattataataactaCGGCATTATGACTCGTCCGAAGGAAACTCACAGTTACCCCAAGAAATTAATTCAAACCAGTAATACACCGGTAACCACAAACAGAAAGTCCAATACCCTTGAGAACAACTTGGACAAGAAGAACTTTTACGCAAACGAAAATGTAGTTAGCCCGAATTTTGCGGTCGACGATGCCATGAAGAATGTG GCCTCAACTCAGAACAATGACGAATTACGGATGAGCACAAATTTAATGAACAACTtcgaaaacaaaaatgaacaGGTAAGGCCCAATGACGAATTGACGAATAATTTGACAAGCTCGaattcccctttttttactGATTCCAAAAACGGAACAGCAACTTTAGAGAGTGAGAACTTTATACAGAAGACGGACGACCCGCAAAACTATGCTCCGC CCGCGTTCTCATATATGCCACCTGCACATCAAGTACTGGAAAATTCGTATAACAGAAATCAGAAATACTTAACACAGAGAaa